In bacterium, the following are encoded in one genomic region:
- a CDS encoding NAD-dependent epimerase/dehydratase family protein: MNILITGGTGFISTRLTQQLLDAGHHVTVFTRGISTSLLTRTAQLQHIRGDRRNEADLAALPCRTWDVVYDMVAYEPEESQLAVKVFRGKVGRFIHCSTISVYMVSNELQCPITEDQDQAPVMEFWPRNPFGMDYGIKKRQCEEILWKAHDEKRFPVTVLRPTFVSGPNDPAKRDFFWIERILDGKPLLIPGSGDFAFQQVYVEDVARAFANLLDFPQSRGRAFNVAAEEVFSLNEYLHALGRLLACKPELVHVDQNVFDRHSLSRHPAGDVFPFNTRRTAIFSVERIRAETNYRTTPFKEWMPVTISWFTKNFRGHSIGYERREEEVAAAQCGGLGETSLSRAGRAA; this comes from the coding sequence GGCATCACGTGACGGTATTCACGCGCGGGATATCCACAAGCCTGCTCACGAGGACAGCGCAGTTACAGCACATCCGTGGCGACCGCAGAAACGAAGCCGATCTCGCGGCGCTGCCGTGCCGGACTTGGGACGTCGTGTATGACATGGTCGCGTACGAGCCGGAAGAATCACAACTGGCAGTGAAAGTGTTTCGCGGCAAAGTCGGGCGGTTCATTCATTGCAGCACGATTTCGGTTTACATGGTATCGAATGAGCTGCAATGCCCGATCACCGAAGATCAAGACCAGGCGCCGGTGATGGAATTCTGGCCGCGCAATCCGTTCGGCATGGATTACGGAATCAAGAAACGCCAATGCGAAGAAATCTTGTGGAAGGCCCATGATGAAAAGCGCTTTCCGGTGACGGTGTTGCGGCCGACGTTTGTCAGCGGGCCCAATGATCCGGCCAAACGCGATTTCTTCTGGATCGAGCGCATTCTGGACGGCAAACCGCTGTTGATTCCGGGGAGCGGCGATTTCGCCTTTCAGCAAGTCTATGTCGAAGATGTGGCACGCGCGTTTGCCAATCTCCTCGACTTTCCGCAATCGCGGGGGAGGGCCTTCAACGTCGCAGCAGAGGAGGTTTTCTCACTCAACGAATATTTGCATGCGCTGGGCCGTCTGCTTGCTTGCAAGCCAGAGTTGGTGCACGTGGATCAAAATGTCTTTGACCGGCACTCGCTCAGCCGCCATCCCGCCGGCGATGTGTTTCCCTTCAATACGCGGCGTACCGCGATTTTCAGTGTGGAGCGAATCAGGGCGGAAACAAACTATCGGACTACACCTTTCAAGGAATGGATGCCCGTAACGATTTCCTGGTTTACCAAGAACTTTCGCGGCCACTCGATCGGCTACGAGCGCCGGGAAGAAGAAGTAGCCGCAGCGCAGTGCGGCGGACTGGGTGAAACGAGTCTCAGTCGAGCCGGCCGGGCTGCGTAA
- a CDS encoding AraC family transcriptional regulator produces MSILRMTAKGLIDPETETHYAFHKSLKHITFVHCHDFFELFLITHGAVTHRINGRRQTLTEGALVFMRPDDVHCYEKIAGRDCELINLAFPRQTVRELFDYLGKGFRPNRLLAPTLPPSVILPKSETTLVKAKLEQLHTIPPTHKPEMRTQLRILLVDFFSRYFSRQRARAKKSIPDWLDWLLHEMHKKENFAPGLGVMQKLARRSPEHLSRVFKAQFGTTPTQFITELRLNYAANLLASTDETIAFIAMEVGFGNLSHFYHVFKKRFSVSPRQFRVQHKRSAIP; encoded by the coding sequence ATGAGCATTCTGCGAATGACAGCGAAGGGTTTGATCGATCCCGAGACCGAAACCCATTATGCTTTTCACAAAAGCCTGAAACACATCACGTTCGTGCATTGCCACGACTTCTTCGAGCTGTTCTTGATTACCCACGGCGCCGTCACGCATCGGATCAACGGCAGACGGCAGACGCTCACCGAAGGGGCGCTCGTCTTCATGCGACCGGATGACGTGCACTGCTACGAAAAAATCGCGGGCCGCGATTGCGAGCTGATCAATCTCGCCTTTCCGCGGCAGACGGTGCGCGAGTTGTTCGACTATTTGGGGAAAGGCTTTCGCCCAAACCGGCTGCTTGCACCGACACTGCCGCCGAGCGTTATTCTTCCCAAATCAGAAACCACGTTGGTGAAAGCAAAGCTCGAGCAGCTTCATACGATTCCGCCAACCCACAAACCGGAGATGCGCACGCAGCTTCGCATTTTACTCGTGGATTTTTTCTCCCGCTATTTTTCGCGCCAACGGGCGCGGGCGAAAAAGTCGATTCCGGACTGGCTGGACTGGCTGTTGCACGAGATGCACAAGAAGGAAAATTTCGCGCCGGGATTGGGCGTGATGCAGAAGCTCGCGCGCCGCAGCCCGGAACACCTCAGCCGCGTGTTCAAGGCTCAGTTCGGCACGACCCCGACGCAGTTCATCACCGAATTGCGGTTGAATTACGCAGCGAATCTATTGGCAAGCACGGATGAAACCATCGCCTTCATTGCGATGGAGGTGGGTTTCGGAAATCTCAGCCATTTCTATCACGTTTTCAAAAAGCGTTTCAGCGTCTCTCCCAGGCAATTTCGTGTGCAGCACAAGAGATCAGCAATTCCGTAA